A genome region from Bufo gargarizans isolate SCDJY-AF-19 chromosome 2, ASM1485885v1, whole genome shotgun sequence includes the following:
- the SNRPG gene encoding small nuclear ribonucleoprotein G, which translates to MSKAHPPELKKFMDKKLSLKLNGGRNVTGILRGFDPFMNLVMDECTEGSGAGNQNNIGMVVIRGNSIIMLEALERV; encoded by the exons ATGAGCAAAGCGCATCCGCCCGAGCTGAAGAA GTTCATGGACAAGAAGCTGTCGT tgaaACTGAATGGCGGCAGAAATGTCACAGGGATCCTGAGAGGGTTTGACCCATTCATGAACCTGGTTATGGATGAGTGCACAGAGGGGTCTGGAGCCGGGAACCAAAACAACATTGGCATGGTG GTTATTCGAGGGAACAGCATCATCATGTTGGAAGCTTTGGAACGAGTATAG